AGGAGGTAATTAAAGATGAAACTATTAGCCATAATGGGAAGTCTGCGTAAGGGTGATAGTTATCAAATAACCAAGCTAGTCGGAAAAAAAAGTTGAAGGGTTTGGGGGATGTTGAATTTAAATATCTATTCCTCAAAGAAATTAATTTGGAATTCTGTCGTGGTTGCGGTGATTGCATGGCAAAGGGCGAAGAGTTCTGCGCGATAAAGGATGATGCGCCCGCGATTAAAAAAGAAATACTAAGCTCGGATGGAGTGAT
This Candidatus Thermoplasmatota archaeon DNA region includes the following protein-coding sequences:
- a CDS encoding NAD(P)H-dependent oxidoreductase, producing the protein MGDVEFKYLFLKEINLEFCRGCGDCMAKGEEFCAIKDDAPAIKKEILSSDGVIFVSPVYINQVTGF